atcattttaaacaacagttCTACTGGCCAAGACTCCACATGGCTCGGCAccatcaatgtgtgtgtgtgtgtttgtgtgtgtgtcttaatgGGGGGGTTAAGTACAGAAACAATAATCACTACtttaaaacagagaaagaacatGAGAAAAAAGTAGCATTTTTAAAGATCCCTGCACGTGACGTTGCAACTAAACTGTCCTAAATCCTCTGCTGAGAAGAGCTTTTGAACATCAAAGACAGGTAGACAGTTggtttttctctcacttcagtgtTAACTACAATGCAAGACTCTTAAACTCTAACTGTGGCAGCACACACATAAGAGGTAGAGACAGAGCAACACTTCTTGTTAAACGGTCTTGCACCATCATTTATGTCTTTTCACAGTGAACCAGTACTGCTCCTCAGGTGCTCTGGTATGAGTGCTGGTGAGGCAGCTTTTATGCTCCAAGCCACTGGAAAACTCTACCTGACGACCTGATGACAGCTGGAAGTGTTGAGATCTTCAAACTCAAGCTTTAATCCTCTCTCCTTAGCCGGGTTTTTGATAAagtcttattttattgtatttacgtTCTTAAATAGTAttcagttttgtttcttttaattattcatttgtaTGATCATAAATACTACCATGTCGTATAATAATTCACCAATGATTTTATAGTGTAGTCATCTGCAACACAATGCTACCTTTTTCATACACtctatacattttttacatacaCTGTAAACCAAGTACAGTAGCATGCTTTGAcattaatgtgtttaaatatgaacATGCTTGGGAGTGGGTTCCTACCTGTCTGTGGACGGACAGTTGTGATGGAGTCCAGATAGGCCTTGATGTCTCTCTGTTTGAGCTGCATGGCCAGTTCAAATGCCGTTTTAGACAGAACATTGATTCGATCTGGGTCAGCTCCACGTTCCACCAACTGCTGAGCTACAACCACCTTCAAAACAGACCAAACCTTATTGTTTTCCTTCTACAGAAGTTAGATTCAGAAACAGTGCCAAGATATTACTCCACCTATTCTAAGTGGCACATGcaattaaaaattaaacatGTTGTCCATTTCATCTTTTGCTTCCTCTAACCAACCATTTGTCATTAGCCTCACCTTCCCACTGATGGTTCCCACCATGAGTGGTCCCCAGCCAGTGGTCTTCTGGGAAAAGTTGACATCAGAGCCCCACTCCAGCAGCAGGCGCACCGTAGCCTCGTGGCCAAATTGACACGCCACCATCAAGGCTGTGATGTCCATGAATTCTCTGCAACTTCCTCCTTCAGGACAACCCTCTCCACCTCCAAAACCAGCCCCACTGTGGGAAAAAGATTCAGACCAGTATGAGACTGAAGATGTAATTCTAATCTCTAAACTGAATTCTGCTTTATTCTAAGTGTTTGCATAAAAAACAGCCCCAAAcctgcagctgttgttgttgttgccattAGAAACCACCTCTGCAGTGACAGCCAGATGATCATAGTCATCCACATAGGCCCCACTCTCCAGGAGTAGTTTGATTACGTGAGTGTGACCCCCACGGGCAGCCATAGTCAGGACACTCGCTCCCAGCCTGTTCCGTCCGTTGATCTCAGCTCCGTTCTCCAGCAGGATGTGTGCAACAGTCAAGTGACCAAATCTGGAAGGAgaaaggagacacaggagaaTAAAAGAGGGAGGGGATCTAAAATATTTGGTATCCCCCAGATTAAGATGTTTCGTCATGCATTCGATTTTGAGTTTGGTTCTCCTCTTTGAGCTGAATCAACTCTGAGAGGGTTAAGAATCTGGCCGTTGAAAAAATTAGCTTGACTCATGATGGACTCTAGAAGAGTATCGgctcctgatgtaaatgttAAGTTCTTATTCTAGAGTATTGAAATTCAATGACTCTTAGTTGGTTgataaacacaaatcaaaacccTGTTATGAATGTTGTTGGGGCCCAACCGATATGTGGGGCCGATGCATTACCGATATTTGGTAGAAAATGTACTATATATAGGCGATGCATATATCAAGAACAGGGCAATTTATAACATAttgcttgatattttacagtttaaccttgaaccttattgtaagttgctatagacaacaaaaaaacagaaatacatatCTAAacccaaatatatagaacttgacataagaaaaatagaaaataaacatatctgGGTGTTGGGAGAGTCTTCTTTATTGAAAGTGTTTTCTACTGGACGAATTAAAGAGTGTCATCTGATAAGTTCCGCCATGTTATAGTCATTGTAATTCATCATTACACCAACAACTAAATTTAGCAGATTTTGAATGGACTTTGGTGTGACTGGTGTGACCATCACTTCAGAAGACAATGTAGAGTTCCACCTACCTGGCAGCCTGCATAAGCGGGGTCCAGCCGTAGTTGTTGCGGCTGTCTACCGAGGCTCCCTTTCGCAGCAAGAACCGGACCAGGTTCTCGTGTCCGCTGGCAGCGGCAAACTGCAGGGCGGTGTTGCCCTCCTCGTCCGTGCAGTCCACCGGCACCAGAGACAACATGTCCGCGGCGCCGCAGCATTCCGAGCCCGCTTCGGACCGCAGCCTGCTCTGCCGACCGGACTCTTTCGGCGCTCCGGGCTCCAGGATGCCCCGGGCCGTCTCGTAGTCACCCTCATCGCAGGCACGGAAAAGCAGCAGGGAATCGGCGGCAACACCGAAATTCATCTCTTCATCTGCGGCGTTATTCCGTCTCCATTACAAGTTATTTGGGTTTCAGTAAAGTTTCTCCTGTCAGTCTTGGGCGGCCTGTGTTTAGAAATCATGACGCACGGTGAAATAAAGTATAGTCTCCGGGAGCATGACCGTCCTTCATCTTCTCTTTAtccttcttcttcgtcttcttcttcctttccttccgtttcttcttctctgacacaCTTCACGAAACTCTGCAAAAACTTGCTCcgacaaaacaaacagtggcGACCTGTCGTACCGGCACAGCCTCGGTTCCGTTACTCGTTCGCAAATCACAGCAAAGCACTCAACTACCGTTGtcacctttcaaaacaaaagcctgAGTGTTTTAAAACTGACTTTTTAAACGCTAGATGCTGTAGTACACGTCATGTGTCTGTTTTAAACCACAACACAGCCCGTTACACCATTTAAGAACCAGGAAAGCAATCGGTTTTGTTGAGTGTCtagctttttcttttcagtgagGGAGTATGTAGTGCATAGTATGTTCAGTACTATTCGGCCTACGTCTGTGATTAAATTACATAACTGGTcatcaaaacatgaaaatggCCCAAttcctttttcctgttttcacttttcttaaatttttattttgacagcaCGAACCGGATGTAACAGTATGATTGGATTTTAGGGCAGTGAGAACCTGCAACGTGGTGTGGCCACCGATACGTGTCGCTGTGGTTCACAGTTCAAGTTAAACTAAAGAAGAAGACACAGGAACCCGGATGAACGTACAAAGGAAGGCTCCTGCCTCTGCTCGTTCTTTTGCTGAAGAGTTCACCACGCCGTAGTGCACGTTCCTGGCTCACCGCTGTTCGTTTCGATTTCTTCCGAATAAGTCGGTCAGGAGTGATCACAATGGTACGTGGTTTTCATACAAGGACGTGGTTGTGTCCTGTTAacctttaaatgtatatattatcgTCTTATATGCGAATTTTCTACTAAGAATTCCACGGAGTGTCGGAGCTAACATTAGCAACGGTAGCTACAGTCGCGGGAATTATACGTCCCGCCACAACCCGTTCACAAAGCCGACTCTTAAGTGATGTTATGTGTAATGTTGCTGTTGTAGCTACAGTCCACAAACTAAACTGTCTCATGTGAGTCTTGACATTGAATTCTACTAATCGGCAAACTTAACAATGCACCACCCTATCCCTGTATATTATTGAAGGTGATACTTAAAAATTAACTGTCTTGATCTCATGCTAATGGATCGTCAAAACGGTAGACTCGAGGCGTATACAAAGACCTATAATACTTATATtagttaaatgttaaacattAAGATCTTAATGAAGTGATCAGTGACAATGCAACTCATCCTACTTAAACCACGACTTTAAACGAGCCTCGAGACAAACGCTAGCTCTCAGGAATCGTGAGAACTATTATAAACCCAAATGTTAATGGACAACTTGACCTACAAAGTATCTTTTTAAtagtttatttcaaaatgttggCACCACGTGCTGTTAAGCCGGTGCTGCGTTCATGTCACTACGTAAATATCAAGTGGGTTTGAAAGTCGTAATGCATCTGGAGCAAATTTAGGTTAAGAAAAACATTCAGCAGCATCTCTCTAATGCTTAAGGATTTAGTGAacagaattaatattttaattgtaAAACCGCTTTGCTAATCAGCAACTGTATGTACACAGATGCCATTACTCCTCTCACTGGGTGTTCAGAATGATACCGTTTTGATAACTCTTTTCTCTGCACAAACAGGCTTTCAAGGACACTGGTAAAGCACCTGTGGAGGCTGAGGTTGCCATCCACCGCATCCGCATCACCCTCACCAGCCGCAACGTCAAGTCTCTGGAGAAGGGTAATTAagcttaaaatattaaatagagAATGAATAATGGACCAGAGCAATGAGGATAAAAATGCCATCGTATAATTTGTGACGAGTAATACGCTATTCTGAGCTATGCTTATAAAGATATCATGTATTGATTTGATGTTTTCTGGCAACTCAACTTTGAATCTGTTTTGTCACTCAGTCTGCGCAGACTTGATCCGTGGTGCTAAGGAAAAGAACCTGAAGGTGAAAGGACCTGTCCGTATGCCAACCAAGGTACTGAAGGACACTGGCCAGACATTTACTCTTATGCAAGGCTACAACACAATTTGTCAAACTGATTTAAGGGTTCTGCATGCACCACAAGATGACCACTGGACACTTGTGCATTGTTGAATCAAGATATGTTTGCTGTTTGATCTaatagaaaaatgaaataaataaggtCTTCAATCTCTGCCTTTTAATGGTTTAAGTTTTGTATCCGCTCTTCCTGCTTTTCACATCTGTCTTAAAATCCTCTTTGTTGATAATTATAAACAACTGAGATCTCTTATGTAAAATTAAGTGTACAATACTAAAATAATTTATTCTAAACACTTGTGTATTTGAAGACTCTCACTGTATTTGTTATAGCTCAGGCATAAACAGCAGAATGTCTGAACTGTGTAAAATTTACACAATCAGAACATTGTTAAACTTCTTAGCAAAACATGCATGTAACACAGTACATGCTATACAGTTTTAATACCACTGTGCCACACAGGAACGGTACAGTCATATTTAGGTATACTACCTGTTTATTCAGGGTCTTCATTTGGATCAAGCTAAATTCTTGTCTCTGCCTTGCCCCAGACTCTGCGTATCACCACCAGGAAGACCCCCTGTGGTGAGGGATCCAAAACATGGGATCGCTTCCAGATGAGGATCCACAAGCGCCTGATCGATCTGCACAGCCCATCTGAAATCGTCAAGCAGATCACCTCCATCAGCATTGAACCTGGTGTAGAGGTTGAAGTTACCATCGCAGACGCATAAACAATGCTGATGATTCATTAAagaaacgaataagaaaactgaTGTGATGTTTTTGGCCTCTTAACATTTTGATGTGTATGAGTGACTGATATTAAACGGTATCTGATGATTGGTTTTATGCCACAATTAGTTCAATCATGAATCATAACAGATGAGCTTAACTTCATTAATATTTGATAAGTGATGAATTGTTGACATCTTATATAGATTCAGTAATGAACTGCAACAGACTAAGTCTTAGTTTCTGAAATCTAAACTGTTATCAGGCATGAATCAGGGGACAGATGCTAAGCTTATTGTGCTATTCTAGCCTCACGATAGCATAAGCATTACATTttgctgacgcttttatccaaagtgacttacaataagtgcattcaacccctagggtacagacccagaacaagaatcaagaaagtacaatttcttcaaaataaaacaaaactactaagtgctactaaaagtgttagtttcaaagatttgttagtttttttttttaatcatttaagtACTACATGAACTACAAATTACATTCGCAAACTCATTCACACATCGCTTTCATACACTGACAGTGTTTGGGTTCACTGTCTTGTCCATGGGCACATCAGGATGCAGGCGGGAAGAACTGAACCCTCAACCTTGATGTTGGACAACCTCCACCCCCGTAGCCACAGCAGACAAATTGTATATTGGAATATTTTCCAATTCTCTATACTGTGAATTTCACACCTAATTCGTTATTTGCAATCTGCTCATTTAATTTGAACAGATAAGGTTTCTTTTTGTGCAAATAAAATACACTGATCCTGACAATCTGGCTTTCCTTTATGTCCAAATGGTTTTACATAATTGGACAAAGCAGGCTTTCATTTTTCCATTATGGAGACAATTCCAATGACTATTCAAATGCAGCAATACCACCTTCCTTTTTGGAACTTTTACAGAACCAAATCATCACCCTGTTTAAAAAGATAATGCTGGACGATGGACGAACTTGGATATTCTTTGACAGAATGAGTCAAAAGTGTATCCAGGTGATTTATGTCAATGATAACCTTGTAAAACATTCACATTATCATTTTTCTCCCATCTTTGGATTCATACCTCAAGCTTGCAAATAGTTCAAGCTGTGGATATGATGCTGCAGAATCCTTCAGAACCTCCGTGAAGTAGGGACCAGCCTCAAACAGTGAATAATTGAACTGAGTCGAGCAGAGCTCAGTCCTTCCCTTCCCACCTGCCTTCAATTAAAAGTGATGAGGAGCTGCGCCTGATCTTCAATGTGAGAACATGATCGGAGCAGTAGAGTCCATCACGCTTAACCCTTCAATCTAAGACCTAAATATCTTGTGAATTGTCTCTTTTGGAGTAAGAGGTTGTCACAGCTTTTATTTGTGCAGTTTATAGAGGCTGAAGTCAGTGAATGAGAACAATTATCAAACAGTTTCAAGATGAGTACAGTTATGGATCTGACCCTTCATCAGTCTGAAGACATGGATATGACTTGTAACCTTCCTCCTGTCAGCACTTCACCCTTACAGGTAAAGTTTTTTGTACCAAGCTTCACTCACTGATAATTTTAACTGATGCCATGTGATTCACTGATCCAACAAGTCCAGAGTAAAGCATTACACCTCATCTGTTGTGCTCTGAGGTGAGTTTCCAGTCTGACTCTGTTCTTCTTTGTTCACAGACTGAAACGTCAGGTGGTGCCGAGCAACAGACGATGAGAGTTTACCTCAGAGTCAGGCCCTTCTCTAAAGTGGAGCTGTCTGACAACGAAGACCAGGTAAACCATCTGATCATCCAGCCCATGTTGTGTTCAGTATAATAACTACTGGTCAAAGTACAAACACAACTTTAGCCATGGGATTTACTTCAATCaattggatttatttttgtataaagTAGGAGCAAAGCCCTTGAAAGCTACTTTAATATTGAAAAGGtgcagtttttcatttttttgctgTCAGATTTAACTGTTTTGTTCAATTTATAATTTGAAGAACTTATAGAAATAGTATACGTAGCCTAATGTGTTAGAGATCAAACACCTGAGAGTCTTTTTCAATAAAGCTGATTTCATGACATCAGAGTTAGTAGAATTTAAGGAACTATACCTGGATTAACAAGTTATTTTTATACAAAACATTCtactttactttaatttaatttgttcgTTAAAGAACAAATGCTGCTCTGTCACTGATAACTACAAAAGATACAGGGCTAAACCACATGGTGCACACAGCCATTCATATGATGAAAGcgtttgcttttatttatttttattaacaaTAATTTTGACACAAAATGATCTAAGATGAATAAACTTTCAAACTTGTCTTATTAAAGTATACATCAATCTTCTCAATCTTATCCCTCTTAATAATTTGTGAACAGTCCGTACGTGCAGACAAAGCTCTACTGCTTGTCATAGTTTCACAGGCATTGTGTCACCTGCTTTTTCCTCAT
The window above is part of the Platichthys flesus chromosome 21, fPlaFle2.1, whole genome shotgun sequence genome. Proteins encoded here:
- the rps20 gene encoding 40S ribosomal protein S20, which produces MAFKDTGKAPVEAEVAIHRIRITLTSRNVKSLEKVCADLIRGAKEKNLKVKGPVRMPTKTLRITTRKTPCGEGSKTWDRFQMRIHKRLIDLHSPSEIVKQITSISIEPGVEVEVTIADA